Proteins from a genomic interval of Hornefia porci:
- the uraA gene encoding uracil permease produces the protein MNDSKIIQVEERVPLKRGIPLSIQHTFAMFSASVLVPYLLGISPAIALLMNGVGTLIFIFVTKGKSPAYLGSSFAFISPALLVINNPQLGYQYALGGFVITGLIFIAVAIIIKFVGIRWIDIVLPPAAMGPVVALIGLELAKNAAQNGGIVAPDGASDFSIDPKFAAVFLVTLAMAVFGQVLFRGFAAAIAILISIIVGYCLALAVGIVDFSNVTRASWLALPNFLYPKFSLQAILIIIPASLVVISEHIGHQVVTSEIVGRNLLEDPGLHSTLLSDGISTTLSGLCGSVPTTTYGENIGVMAITKVYSVWVIGGAAVFSICLAFIGKASGLIQTIPAPVMGGVSFLLYGMIAASGIRLMVDEKIDYARPRNLALTSVIFITGLSGAYIQIGSVKLTGMCLATVVGMAMGLLLYILDRFHLTNDYEEK, from the coding sequence TCAGCGCGTCCGTGCTGGTACCATACTTACTCGGGATAAGTCCTGCCATCGCATTGCTGATGAACGGCGTTGGCACACTTATCTTTATTTTTGTCACAAAGGGGAAGTCTCCCGCATACCTCGGCTCCAGTTTCGCCTTTATCTCTCCCGCTCTGCTGGTCATTAACAATCCTCAGCTTGGATACCAATATGCCCTGGGCGGGTTTGTTATAACCGGACTGATTTTCATCGCCGTCGCGATTATCATCAAATTCGTCGGCATCCGCTGGATCGACATCGTCCTTCCCCCCGCCGCCATGGGTCCGGTTGTGGCGCTGATCGGTCTGGAGCTGGCGAAGAATGCTGCCCAGAACGGCGGAATCGTTGCCCCGGACGGCGCCAGTGATTTCAGCATTGACCCGAAGTTCGCCGCCGTCTTCCTGGTGACTCTTGCGATGGCTGTCTTCGGACAGGTTCTGTTCCGCGGATTCGCGGCGGCCATCGCCATCCTGATCTCCATCATCGTCGGTTACTGTCTGGCTCTCGCGGTGGGCATCGTGGACTTCTCCAACGTCACCCGGGCCTCCTGGCTCGCCCTCCCGAATTTCCTGTACCCCAAATTCAGCCTGCAGGCGATTCTGATCATCATTCCCGCATCCCTCGTGGTGATTTCCGAACACATCGGTCATCAGGTCGTAACCTCTGAAATCGTCGGCAGAAATCTGCTGGAGGACCCCGGTCTCCACAGCACTCTGCTTTCAGACGGAATCTCCACGACGCTGTCCGGTCTCTGCGGCTCCGTTCCGACCACCACCTACGGTGAGAACATCGGCGTCATGGCGATTACAAAGGTTTACAGCGTCTGGGTCATCGGAGGCGCGGCAGTGTTCTCCATCTGCCTGGCCTTCATCGGCAAGGCGTCCGGTCTGATTCAGACCATCCCCGCGCCGGTCATGGGCGGCGTAAGCTTCCTGCTCTACGGCATGATCGCGGCCTCCGGCATCCGGCTCATGGTGGATGAAAAAATCGACTACGCGCGTCCCCGCAACCTTGCCCTTACCTCGGTCATCTTTATCACCGGACTTTCCGGCGCATACATCCAGATCGGATCCGTCAAGCTTACCGGAATGTGTCTGGCTACCGTCGTGGGCATGGCCATGGGACTGCTGCTGTACATTCTG